TTATGATGTAGCTCAAAATAGAGTTGTACAGTACCAGGATAATGTAGTTGCGATTAAGCGCAGAATCAGTCGCCCTTTTCAACAGGGAATTGATGCAGCTCAAAATGCAGCTTTTTTTGCTACAACAGCTAAATCTAAAGCTGAGTGGGAGTTCGTGGCAACTCACTGGGAGGAAGCCCTCGCGTCTATGAAATCTGTGCCGCCTTCAAATTCTAACTATGCTGTAGCTAAGAATAGAGTTGTGCAGTATCAGCAAAATTTAAACGCTGCACGTTTAGCAGTTAGTCGCGCTAAATAAAACAATATTCGTAGTGCGTAAACTGTTCACCTTCTTCCGATATTTAATGAGTAATTTATTAAATTCGCAACTGCCAAAGTTTAACTGTACCATTATCGCTGCCACTAACCAAAGTTTCCCCCAACTGCCCGATCGCCAGCGCCGACACCGGGCTAGAATGTCCGTCTAAAGTGTGCAACAATTCGCCGCGCAGATTCCAGAGTCTGACGGTACCATCAAAACAGCCCACTGCAAAGTATTTCCCATCCGGGCTAATCGCGGCCGCGGAAGTGATGCGAATTCCGGTTTGCAGGGAATGCAATAATTCGCCTGTTTCCAAATTCCACAGGGAGATCATTTTGTTACCGTGACAGACGAGAGTTTGGCTATCTGGAGTAATTGCCACATAATTTTCGCTGCCAAATGTTCGCCGCACTTCTCCCCCCGGCAATTCCCACAAAGTCACGGTAGCGCGACAGAAACCACTGGCTGCATTCAGCCCGCTAGCTACTAACATTTTACCGTTGGGACTCAATGCGATCGCACTTATGTCATCCCCTTGATAGCCTTTCAAAACTTGCAGCAGTTGGCCGCTGTTGAGGTGTTGCAGCTTGACAGTGCCGCAGGTAGTGCCGATCGCCAAAATTTGCCAGTCGGGACTCACAGCGACAGATTCGTGGCGGTGTACGTCTGCTAAACGCTTGATCTGTTCGCCGTTTTGCAGGTTCCAGATTTTGACTGTCCCCGCGCGCGATCGAGTTAACAGCGTTTTGCTAGCGGGGCTGAAAGCCACTAACAACACCGCTGTTGAATGCCCGGAAATAGTCCGCAACAATTCCCCGCTGTGCAAACTCCAGACTTTCACTGTACTGTCGTGGGAACCGGTTGCGAGTAATTTTCCGTCGGGACTGATGGCGGCGGAGAGAATGCTGTCTGAATGGTGGAGAGTAGCTTTTAAGATCGCACCGGATGAGGTTTTCTGTTGTTTTTTATACCCGGCTATTACCAGCCAGTCGATCGCATCTCTCCAATTTTTAAGTGCATTTCGGGGTCTATTTGTCAATATTTCTATGTATCGGTACAAAGT
This sequence is a window from Microcoleus sp. bin38.metabat.b11b12b14.051. Protein-coding genes within it:
- a CDS encoding WD40 repeat domain-containing protein, coding for MTPSNLDRPEEPFTRAIHDWDIEKLYSDLANAKLEFAPHTRRGLTPVEKRHLCGLLCGYSPAEMAVFLNKQIKGVEVDLSKTLYRYIEILTNRPRNALKNWRDAIDWLVIAGYKKQQKTSSGAILKATLHHSDSILSAAISPDGKLLATGSHDSTVKVWSLHSGELLRTISGHSTAVLLVAFSPASKTLLTRSRAGTVKIWNLQNGEQIKRLADVHRHESVAVSPDWQILAIGTTCGTVKLQHLNSGQLLQVLKGYQGDDISAIALSPNGKMLVASGLNAASGFCRATVTLWELPGGEVRRTFGSENYVAITPDSQTLVCHGNKMISLWNLETGELLHSLQTGIRITSAAAISPDGKYFAVGCFDGTVRLWNLRGELLHTLDGHSSPVSALAIGQLGETLVSGSDNGTVKLWQLRI